The bacterium genome has a segment encoding these proteins:
- a CDS encoding DUF4325 domain-containing protein: MAILKSQILQYIRKRGRFTSAELMEKFDVSRQAVHRHLQAFLREGAIIRQGSSRRTAFYIFNSPEARTRTAAKAKSFSKRIKAKGASEDRILADLQSQEGLLAGLSENALANLQYSFTEMLNNAIDHSGSQFIDTEVSSDRGACSFTVRDMGVGVFANIMKRLSLASEMEAIEDLLKGKQTTQPDRHSGEGIFFTSKIADRFVLESHGKRLIVDNRISDVFLEDIRFLKGTRVLFEIEADSKRKLADLFAEYTSEEFKFDRTKVTVKLFESGESYVSRSQAKRLLHSLERFKEVMLDFSDVVGVGQAFADEIFRVFHAEHPGIRIEPMDMSENVDFMVRRALAAREK, encoded by the coding sequence ATGGCTATTCTAAAAAGCCAGATATTACAGTATATTAGAAAGAGGGGGAGGTTTACCTCGGCCGAGCTGATGGAGAAATTCGACGTCAGCCGCCAGGCGGTCCATCGCCACTTACAGGCCTTCCTGAGAGAGGGGGCTATCATCAGGCAGGGCAGTTCCAGACGCACGGCCTTCTATATATTCAACTCCCCCGAGGCCAGGACCAGGACCGCGGCAAAGGCAAAGAGCTTCAGCAAACGGATAAAGGCAAAGGGCGCGTCCGAAGACCGCATCCTTGCAGATCTTCAATCTCAGGAGGGTCTGCTCGCGGGGCTCTCTGAAAACGCGCTGGCTAATCTGCAGTACTCCTTTACCGAAATGCTCAACAACGCCATCGACCACTCCGGCTCGCAATTCATAGACACCGAGGTCTCGTCCGATCGCGGGGCATGCTCCTTCACAGTGCGCGACATGGGCGTCGGCGTCTTTGCGAACATAATGAAGAGGCTCTCCCTCGCATCCGAGATGGAGGCGATAGAGGACCTACTCAAGGGCAAGCAGACGACGCAGCCCGATCGCCATTCCGGCGAGGGGATATTCTTCACCTCGAAGATCGCCGACCGCTTCGTGCTCGAGAGCCACGGAAAGAGGCTTATCGTGGACAATCGGATCAGCGACGTATTCCTCGAGGACATCCGCTTCCTCAAGGGCACGCGGGTCCTGTTCGAGATAGAGGCGGATTCCAAAAGGAAGCTGGCGGACCTCTTCGCCGAGTACACGAGCGAGGAGTTCAAATTCGACCGCACGAAAGTGACGGTGAAGCTCTTTGAATCCGGCGAATCCTACGTCTCGCGCTCGCAGGCAAAGCGTCTCCTGCACTCGCTGGAGCGATTCAAGGAGGTAATGCTGGATTTCTCGGATGTGGTCGGCGTGGGCCAGGCGTTCGCCGACGAGATATTCAGGGTCTTCCATGCGGAGCATCCCGGGATCAGGATAGAGCCGATGGACATGTCCGAGAACGTTGACTTCATGGTCCGTCGCGCCCTCGCAGCAAGAGAGAAATAA